Proteins encoded by one window of Enterobacter hormaechei subsp. xiangfangensis:
- the aroA gene encoding 3-phosphoshikimate 1-carboxyvinyltransferase, giving the protein MESLTLQPIARVDGTINLPGSKSVSNRALLLAALANGTTVLTNLLDSDDVRHMLNALKALGVQYALSDDRTRCEVTGNGGALHSAEALELFLGNAGTAMRPLAAALCLGSNDIVLTGEPRMKERPIGHLVDALRQGGAQIDYLEQENYPPLRLRGGFTGGNVEVDGSVSSQFLTALLMTAPLAPQDTVISIKGDLVSKPYIDITLHLMNTFGVEVENQSYQRFVVRGAQQYQSPGHYLVEGDASSASYFLAAGAIKGGTVKVTGIGRNSVQGDIRFADVLEKMGAVVTWGDDFISCTHGELNAIDMDMNHIPDAAMTIATAALFAKGTTTLRNIYNWRVKETDRLFAMATELRKVGAEVEEGEDYIRVTPPAKLQFAEIGTYNDHRMAMCFSLVALSDTPVTILDPKCTAKTFPDYFEQLTRISTLA; this is encoded by the coding sequence ATGGAATCCCTGACGTTACAACCTATCGCGCGGGTAGATGGCACCATTAATCTGCCTGGTTCAAAAAGTGTCTCGAACCGCGCTCTGCTGCTGGCAGCTCTGGCAAACGGCACCACCGTCCTCACTAATCTGCTGGACAGCGATGACGTGCGCCATATGCTCAATGCACTGAAAGCGTTGGGCGTTCAGTACGCGCTGTCTGACGATCGTACCCGTTGTGAAGTCACTGGTAACGGCGGCGCGTTACATTCTGCTGAAGCGCTGGAGCTTTTCCTGGGTAACGCCGGTACCGCGATGCGTCCTCTGGCCGCTGCGCTGTGTCTGGGGAGTAACGATATTGTGCTGACCGGTGAGCCGCGAATGAAAGAGCGTCCGATCGGCCATCTGGTGGATGCCCTGCGCCAGGGCGGCGCGCAGATTGATTATCTTGAGCAGGAAAATTACCCGCCCCTGCGTCTGCGCGGGGGATTCACTGGCGGCAATGTTGAGGTTGACGGTAGCGTTTCCAGTCAGTTCCTGACTGCGCTGCTGATGACCGCACCGCTGGCACCACAGGACACCGTTATCAGCATTAAAGGCGACCTGGTTTCTAAGCCGTACATTGATATCACCCTGCACCTGATGAACACCTTTGGTGTTGAGGTGGAAAACCAGTCTTATCAGCGCTTCGTGGTGCGCGGAGCGCAGCAGTATCAGTCCCCGGGCCACTACCTGGTTGAAGGCGATGCTTCCTCCGCCTCCTATTTCCTTGCCGCAGGTGCGATTAAAGGCGGTACGGTAAAAGTGACGGGCATTGGCCGCAACAGCGTGCAGGGCGATATCCGTTTTGCTGACGTACTGGAAAAAATGGGCGCGGTGGTGACCTGGGGCGATGACTTCATCTCCTGTACCCACGGTGAGCTGAACGCCATTGATATGGATATGAACCATATTCCGGATGCGGCGATGACCATTGCTACCGCTGCGCTGTTTGCGAAAGGCACCACCACGCTGCGAAACATTTACAACTGGCGTGTGAAAGAGACGGACCGCCTGTTCGCGATGGCAACCGAGCTGCGTAAAGTGGGGGCCGAGGTAGAAGAGGGCGAAGACTACATTCGCGTCACGCCGCCGGCAAAACTGCAATTTGCAGAAATTGGCACCTACAACGATCACCGCATGGCGATGTGTTTCTCGCTGGTGGCGTTGTCAGATACGCCAGTCACTATCCTTGATCCGAAGTGTACGGCAAAAACGTTCCCGGACTACTTCGAACAGCTGACGCGCATTAGCACCCTGGCCTGA
- a CDS encoding ComEC family protein, with the protein MGIHVISMCAILAIIPLYWLPVLPDLHIVWLLIAAGIALSVQQRKWLRFSGLALLFMCWGILAAQESVWPMNHLTKVPQQAEVVITATDGATMHQGRIVSLNGERVWAAMGVALYGNYLPQNVCVGQRWAMTLRLRAVHGELNDGGYDSQKNAFARHQTLSGRFTHAALVDEGCSLRAQYLTSLQSTLSAYQWGPVILGLGMGERLSVSREIKNLMRETGTMHLMAISGLHIALAASVIWFLARGIQFFLPGRWIIWQIPLLAGLIFAAFYAWLTGLQPPALRTAIALVVLAALKMSSRQWSPWQVWLTCVAAILVFDPLAVLSQSLALSAFAVAALIFWYQWLPLPLWQRGRCLRPLVTLLYLQVGMLLLLLPLQVLIFHGFSLSSLAANLFAVPLVTFISVPLILLGMFLHLFPVATLESIVWLAADKSLAGLFWLLMRLPNGWQDVDERWQYLTLLPWLLIIGWRFRAFSAVPAVCLAGSVVLAFPLWHRAKTDSWSLHMLDVGQGLAMVIERHGKAILYDTGLAWPGGDSGQQLIIPWLRWHHLRPEGVILSHEHLDHAGGLASLKAAWPAMWIRSPLSWAGHLPCFRGERWQWQGLTFSVHWPPENTSAKGNNRSCVVKIDDGEQSVLLTGDIEGQAELAMLSHRWRQLASTLIQVPHHGSNTSSSTPLLQRVEGQVSLASMARYNAWRFPSIKVVRRYRTEGYLWLDTPQSGQISVTFSHQSRQIRRLREHYLPRWYHQWFGAPVDNG; encoded by the coding sequence ATGGGGATCCACGTTATCAGTATGTGCGCCATTCTGGCCATAATCCCGCTCTATTGGTTACCCGTTTTGCCAGATTTGCATATTGTCTGGTTGCTGATTGCCGCAGGAATTGCGTTATCAGTACAGCAGAGAAAATGGCTCAGGTTTTCAGGCCTCGCATTGCTTTTTATGTGCTGGGGGATCCTGGCCGCTCAGGAAAGCGTGTGGCCGATGAACCATTTAACGAAAGTTCCGCAGCAGGCCGAGGTGGTCATTACCGCAACGGACGGCGCAACGATGCATCAGGGAAGGATTGTCAGCCTCAATGGAGAACGTGTGTGGGCTGCCATGGGCGTGGCGCTGTATGGCAACTATCTGCCGCAAAACGTCTGCGTGGGTCAACGCTGGGCAATGACCCTGCGGCTCAGGGCGGTACACGGAGAACTCAACGATGGCGGCTATGATTCACAGAAAAATGCCTTTGCCCGACATCAGACGCTGAGTGGACGGTTTACCCATGCGGCGCTCGTTGACGAAGGCTGTAGCCTGCGTGCGCAGTACCTGACATCACTACAGAGTACGCTTTCAGCATATCAGTGGGGACCCGTGATACTGGGGCTGGGAATGGGGGAGCGGCTGTCGGTCTCGCGGGAGATAAAAAACCTGATGCGTGAGACCGGAACGATGCATCTGATGGCAATCTCGGGATTGCATATTGCGCTGGCCGCTTCTGTCATCTGGTTTCTGGCGCGAGGCATCCAGTTCTTCCTGCCGGGCCGCTGGATTATCTGGCAAATCCCCTTGCTGGCAGGGCTGATTTTTGCCGCGTTTTACGCATGGCTAACAGGCTTACAGCCGCCTGCGCTGCGCACGGCTATCGCGCTTGTGGTACTGGCGGCATTAAAAATGAGTAGTCGCCAGTGGTCGCCCTGGCAGGTATGGCTTACCTGCGTGGCGGCGATCTTGGTTTTCGATCCACTGGCGGTCCTGTCACAAAGCCTGGCGCTATCAGCGTTTGCGGTCGCCGCGCTTATTTTTTGGTATCAGTGGTTGCCTCTCCCGCTCTGGCAACGTGGCCGGTGCCTGCGGCCGCTGGTTACGCTGTTGTATTTGCAGGTCGGTATGCTGCTGCTTCTGTTGCCGCTTCAGGTGCTGATTTTCCATGGTTTCAGTCTCTCCTCGCTGGCGGCGAATCTGTTTGCCGTTCCTCTGGTCACGTTTATCTCAGTTCCGCTGATCCTGCTCGGCATGTTTCTGCATCTGTTTCCGGTGGCGACGCTGGAAAGTATCGTCTGGCTGGCTGCCGATAAATCTCTGGCAGGGCTTTTCTGGCTATTGATGCGTTTACCGAATGGCTGGCAGGACGTTGATGAACGCTGGCAATACCTGACGTTACTGCCATGGCTGCTGATCATTGGCTGGCGATTCAGGGCCTTCAGCGCAGTACCCGCAGTCTGTCTGGCAGGCAGCGTGGTGCTGGCATTTCCCCTCTGGCACAGGGCCAAAACAGACAGCTGGTCCCTGCATATGCTGGATGTAGGGCAGGGGCTGGCGATGGTCATTGAGCGTCACGGGAAGGCCATTCTGTATGACACTGGGTTGGCATGGCCCGGTGGGGACAGCGGGCAGCAGCTGATTATCCCCTGGCTACGCTGGCATCATCTGAGGCCGGAAGGGGTGATCCTGAGCCATGAACATCTCGACCACGCGGGGGGACTGGCATCGCTAAAAGCTGCCTGGCCCGCAATGTGGATCAGAAGCCCCTTATCCTGGGCCGGGCATCTTCCTTGCTTTCGTGGAGAGCGATGGCAGTGGCAGGGTTTAACGTTCTCCGTGCACTGGCCACCCGAAAATACCTCGGCAAAAGGTAACAACCGCTCCTGCGTGGTAAAAATCGATGACGGCGAACAAAGCGTTTTACTGACCGGAGATATTGAAGGGCAGGCAGAACTGGCAATGCTGAGCCACCGCTGGCGTCAACTAGCGTCTACACTGATTCAGGTGCCGCATCATGGAAGTAACACGTCATCTTCAACACCGCTGCTACAGCGCGTGGAGGGACAGGTTTCGCTGGCCTCGATGGCCCGCTATAACGCGTGGCGTTTCCCTTCCATCAAAGTAGTCAGGCGCTATCGAACTGAGGGATATCTCTGGCTTGATACTCCGCAGTCCGGACAGATATCTGTGACGTTTTCGCACCAAAGTCGGCAAATTCGCCGCTTACGTGAACACTATTTACCGCGTTGGTATCATCAGTGGTTTGGCGCGCCCGTAGATAACGGGTAG
- a CDS encoding DUF421 domain-containing protein, translated as MKAFDLQRMAFDKVPPEFLGEVALRSLYTFVLVFLFLKITGRRGVRQMSLFEVLIILTLGSAAGDVAFYDDVPMVPVFIVFVTLALLYRLVMWLMSKSEKLEDLLEGKPVVIVEDGQLAWENVQSANMTEFEFFMELRLSSVEQLGQVRLAIMETNGQISVYYYPDDEVKPGLCILPDMLIERYKTVPEAGEYACIKCSHVVVMQAGDHQLCPRCTNPEWTKVSRAKRIT; from the coding sequence ATGAAAGCATTCGATCTCCAGCGGATGGCGTTTGATAAAGTCCCCCCTGAATTTTTAGGCGAAGTGGCGCTGCGTAGTCTGTATACCTTCGTTCTGGTCTTCCTGTTTCTTAAAATCACCGGTCGTCGCGGCGTGCGGCAGATGTCGCTTTTTGAAGTATTGATCATCCTGACGCTGGGTTCCGCGGCGGGGGATGTCGCCTTCTATGATGATGTGCCGATGGTGCCGGTATTTATCGTTTTTGTCACACTGGCGCTGCTTTACCGCCTTGTCATGTGGCTGATGTCGAAAAGTGAAAAGCTGGAAGATCTGCTTGAAGGGAAGCCGGTCGTTATCGTCGAGGACGGTCAGCTGGCCTGGGAAAATGTGCAAAGCGCCAATATGACGGAGTTTGAGTTCTTTATGGAACTCCGTCTGAGCAGTGTTGAGCAACTGGGGCAGGTGCGTCTGGCGATTATGGAAACGAATGGTCAAATCAGCGTTTATTACTATCCCGACGATGAGGTGAAGCCCGGTCTGTGCATCCTGCCGGATATGCTTATCGAACGATACAAAACTGTACCTGAAGCGGGGGAGTATGCCTGCATAAAATGTAGTCATGTGGTGGTCATGCAGGCGGGCGATCATCAATTATGCCCCCGCTGTACGAATCCAGAATGGACGAAGGTTAGCCGGGCTAAACGCATCACCTGA
- the cmk gene encoding (d)CMP kinase, whose amino-acid sequence MTAIAPVITIDGPSGAGKGTLCKAMAEALQWHLLDSGAIYRVLALAALHHHVDVASEEALVPLAAHLDVRFVSTDGNLEVILEGEDVSGEIRTQEVANAASQVAAFPRVREALLRRQRGFREAPGLIADGRDMGTVVFPDAPVKIFLDASSEERAHRRMLQLQEKGFSVNFDRLLSEIKERDDRDRNRAVAPLVPAQDALVLDSTSLTIEQVIEKALQYARQKLALA is encoded by the coding sequence ATGACGGCAATTGCCCCGGTAATCACCATTGATGGGCCAAGTGGCGCAGGGAAAGGTACTCTGTGCAAAGCGATGGCGGAAGCATTGCAATGGCATCTTTTAGATTCGGGAGCAATCTATCGCGTGCTGGCGCTGGCTGCGCTGCATCATCATGTGGATGTTGCGTCTGAAGAAGCGCTGGTACCGCTGGCTGCGCATCTGGATGTGCGCTTTGTCTCGACCGATGGCAACCTTGAAGTGATCCTGGAAGGGGAAGATGTCAGCGGTGAAATCCGTACCCAGGAAGTGGCCAATGCGGCCTCTCAGGTGGCGGCTTTCCCACGCGTTCGTGAAGCGCTGTTACGTCGCCAGCGCGGTTTCCGTGAAGCGCCGGGGCTGATCGCCGACGGCCGCGACATGGGAACCGTGGTATTCCCTGATGCGCCAGTGAAAATTTTCCTTGACGCCTCTTCAGAAGAACGTGCCCATCGCCGCATGCTTCAGTTGCAGGAAAAGGGGTTTAGTGTTAACTTTGATCGCCTTTTATCCGAGATAAAAGAGCGCGATGACCGCGATCGTAACCGCGCCGTCGCACCACTTGTTCCCGCGCAAGACGCATTAGTGCTGGATTCAACCAGTTTAACTATTGAGCAAGTGATTGAAAAAGCGCTACAATATGCGCGCCAAAAACTGGCACTCGCGTAA
- the rpsA gene encoding 30S ribosomal protein S1 yields the protein MTESFAQLFEESLKEIETRPGSIVRGVVVAIDKDVVLVDAGLKSESAIPAEQFKNAQGELEIQVGDEVDVALDAVEDGFGETLLSREKAKRHEAWITLEKAYEEAETVVGVINGKVKGGFTVELNGIRAFLPGSLVDVRPVRDTLHLEGKELEFKVIKLDQKRNNVVVSRRAVIESENSAERDQLLENLQEGMEVKGIVKNLTDYGAFVDLGGVDGLLHITDMAWKRVKHPSEIVNVGDEITVKVLKFDRERTRVSLGLKQLGEDPWVAIAKRYPEGTKLTGRVTNLTDYGCFVEIEEGVEGLVHVSEMDWTNKNIHPSKVVNVGDVVEVMVLDIDEERRRISLGLKQCKNNPWQQFAETHNKGDRVEGKIKSITDFGIFIGLDGGIDGLVHLSDISWNVAGEEAVREYKKGDEIAAVVLQVDAERERISLGVKQLAEDPFNNWVALNKKGAIVNGKVTAVDAKGATVELADGVEGYLRASEASRDRVEDATLVLSVGDDVEAKFTGVDRKNRAISLSVRAKDEADEKDAIATVNKQEDANFSNNAMAEAFKAAKGE from the coding sequence ATGACTGAATCTTTTGCTCAACTGTTTGAAGAATCCTTAAAAGAAATCGAAACCCGTCCGGGTTCCATCGTTCGTGGCGTTGTTGTTGCTATCGACAAAGACGTTGTACTGGTTGACGCCGGTCTGAAATCTGAGTCTGCCATCCCGGCTGAGCAGTTCAAAAACGCCCAGGGCGAGCTGGAAATCCAGGTAGGTGACGAAGTTGACGTTGCTCTGGACGCAGTAGAAGACGGCTTCGGCGAAACCCTGCTGTCTCGTGAGAAAGCTAAACGTCACGAAGCATGGATCACGCTGGAAAAAGCTTACGAAGAAGCTGAAACTGTGGTCGGTGTTATCAACGGCAAAGTTAAAGGTGGCTTCACTGTTGAGCTGAATGGTATTCGTGCGTTCCTGCCAGGTTCTCTGGTAGACGTTCGTCCAGTCCGTGACACCCTGCACCTCGAAGGCAAAGAGCTTGAGTTCAAAGTAATCAAGCTGGACCAGAAGCGTAACAACGTTGTTGTTTCCCGTCGTGCCGTTATCGAATCCGAAAACAGCGCAGAACGCGATCAGCTGCTGGAAAACCTGCAGGAAGGCATGGAAGTCAAAGGTATCGTTAAGAACCTCACTGACTACGGCGCATTCGTTGACCTGGGCGGCGTTGATGGCCTGCTGCACATCACCGACATGGCGTGGAAACGCGTTAAGCACCCAAGCGAAATCGTGAACGTGGGCGACGAAATCACTGTTAAAGTGCTGAAGTTCGACCGCGAGCGTACTCGTGTATCCCTCGGCCTGAAACAGCTGGGCGAAGATCCATGGGTAGCTATCGCTAAGCGTTACCCAGAAGGTACTAAACTGACTGGTCGCGTAACCAACCTGACTGACTACGGCTGCTTCGTTGAAATCGAAGAAGGCGTTGAAGGTCTGGTGCACGTTTCCGAAATGGACTGGACCAACAAAAACATCCACCCATCCAAAGTTGTTAACGTTGGTGATGTAGTGGAAGTGATGGTTCTGGATATCGACGAAGAACGTCGTCGTATCTCCCTGGGCCTGAAGCAGTGCAAAAACAACCCATGGCAGCAGTTCGCGGAAACCCACAACAAGGGTGACCGTGTTGAAGGTAAAATCAAGTCTATCACTGACTTCGGTATCTTCATCGGCCTGGACGGCGGCATCGATGGCCTGGTTCACCTGTCTGACATCTCCTGGAACGTTGCAGGCGAAGAAGCAGTTCGTGAATACAAAAAAGGCGACGAAATCGCAGCAGTTGTTCTGCAAGTTGACGCAGAGCGTGAGCGTATCTCCCTGGGCGTTAAACAGCTTGCAGAAGATCCGTTCAACAACTGGGTTGCACTGAACAAGAAAGGCGCAATCGTAAACGGTAAAGTGACTGCTGTTGACGCTAAAGGCGCAACCGTAGAACTGGCTGACGGCGTTGAAGGTTACCTGCGCGCTTCCGAAGCTTCACGTGACCGCGTTGAAGATGCAACTCTGGTTCTGAGCGTTGGTGACGACGTTGAAGCTAAGTTCACCGGTGTTGACCGTAAGAACCGTGCAATCAGCCTGTCTGTTCGTGCTAAAGACGAAGCTGATGAGAAAGATGCAATCGCAACTGTGAACAAACAGGAAGATGCAAACTTCTCTAACAACGCAATGGCTGAAGCTTTCAAAGCAGCTAAAGGCGAGTAA
- the serC gene encoding 3-phosphoserine/phosphohydroxythreonine transaminase — MAQVFNFSSGPAMLPTDVLKQAQQELCDWNGLGTSVMEVSHRGKAFIQVAEEAEKDFRDLLNIPSNYKVLFCHGGGRGQFAGIPLNLLGDKTTADYVDAGYWAASAVKEAHKYCTPNVIDAKVTVDGLRAVKPMSEWQLSDNAAYLHYCPNETIDGIAIHEEPDFGENVIVTADLSSTILSTPLDVSRYGVIYAGAQKNIGPAGLTIVIVREDLLGKAHKSCPSILDYTVLNDNDSMFNTPPTFAWYLSGLVFKWLKQKGGVAQMDKINQQKAELLYGVIDKSDFYRNDVAKTNRSRMNVPFQLADSNLDNVFLEESFAAGLHALKGHRVVGGMRASIYNAMPLEGVKALTDFMIDFERRHG, encoded by the coding sequence ATGGCTCAAGTCTTTAATTTCAGTTCAGGTCCGGCAATGTTACCGACAGATGTGCTCAAACAGGCTCAACAGGAGCTGTGTGACTGGAACGGTCTGGGTACGTCGGTGATGGAAGTCAGCCACCGGGGTAAAGCGTTTATTCAGGTGGCGGAAGAGGCAGAAAAGGATTTTCGCGATCTGCTGAATATTCCCTCGAACTACAAAGTATTGTTCTGTCACGGCGGTGGACGCGGCCAGTTTGCGGGTATCCCGCTCAATCTGCTGGGCGACAAAACCACCGCTGATTACGTTGATGCGGGCTACTGGGCGGCCAGTGCGGTAAAAGAAGCGCATAAATATTGCACGCCGAATGTCATCGATGCCAAAGTGACCGTTGACGGTCTGCGCGCCGTGAAGCCGATGAGTGAGTGGCAGCTTTCTGACAACGCCGCGTATCTTCACTACTGCCCGAACGAAACCATCGACGGTATTGCCATTCACGAAGAGCCAGACTTTGGCGAAAATGTCATTGTGACGGCGGACCTCTCTTCAACCATTCTGTCCACCCCGCTGGATGTCAGCCGCTACGGCGTCATCTACGCGGGTGCCCAGAAAAACATCGGTCCTGCGGGCCTGACAATCGTTATCGTGCGTGAAGACCTGCTGGGGAAAGCCCATAAGTCTTGCCCGTCAATTCTGGATTACACCGTCCTGAACGACAACGATTCCATGTTCAACACCCCACCAACGTTTGCCTGGTATCTCTCCGGCCTGGTCTTCAAATGGCTGAAGCAAAAAGGCGGTGTGGCGCAGATGGATAAGATCAATCAGCAAAAGGCTGAACTGCTGTACGGCGTGATCGACAAGAGCGATTTCTACCGTAACGATGTCGCCAAAACTAACCGTTCGCGCATGAACGTGCCGTTCCAGCTGGCGGACAGCAACCTGGATAACGTGTTCCTGGAAGAGTCCTTCGCGGCGGGTCTGCATGCGCTGAAAGGCCATCGTGTGGTAGGCGGGATGCGCGCCTCTATCTATAACGCCATGCCGCTGGAAGGCGTTAAAGCCCTGACTGATTTCATGATCGACTTCGAACGTCGTCACGGTTAA
- the ycaO gene encoding 30S ribosomal protein S12 methylthiotransferase accessory factor YcaO codes for MTQTFIPGKDAALEDSIARFQQKLTDLGFNIEEASWLNPVPHVWSVHIRDKDCALCFTNGKGATKKAALASALGEYFERLSTNYFFADFWLGETIANGPFVHYPNEKWFPLTEDDELPEGILDARLRAFYDPENELTASMLIDLQSGNDDRGICALPFTRQSDEQTVYIPMNIVGNLYVSNGMSAGNTRNEARVQGLSEVFERHIKNRIIAESISLPEIPADVLARYPGVVESIAKLEAEGFPIFAYDGSLGGKYPVICVVLFNPANGTCFASFGAHPDFGVALERTVTELLQGRSLKDLDVFTPPTFDDEEVAEHTNLETHFIDSSGLISWDMFKQDADYPFVDWSFAGTTEEEFATLMAIFHAEDQEVYIADYEHLGVYACRIIVPGMSDIYPAEDLWLANNSMGAHLRETLLALPGSEWDKEDYLNLIAQLDEEGHDDFTRVRELLGLATGKDNGWYTLRIGELKAMLALAGGDLDQALAWTEWTMEFNQSVFSAERTNYYRCLQTLLLLSQEDDREPLQYLNAFVRMYGADAVEAASAALSGEEPFYGLQAVDSDLQAFPAHQSLLNAYEKLQKAKAAYWSK; via the coding sequence ATGACTCAAACGTTTATCCCCGGCAAAGACGCCGCTCTGGAAGATTCCATCGCTCGCTTCCAGCAGAAACTGACCGACCTGGGTTTTAACATCGAAGAAGCCTCCTGGCTCAATCCGGTGCCGCATGTCTGGTCTGTGCATATTCGCGATAAAGACTGTGCCCTGTGCTTTACCAACGGTAAAGGCGCGACAAAAAAAGCGGCACTGGCCTCCGCGCTGGGTGAGTATTTTGAGCGTCTGTCCACCAACTATTTCTTTGCTGACTTCTGGCTGGGCGAAACCATCGCCAACGGCCCGTTCGTTCACTATCCGAACGAAAAATGGTTCCCGCTGACCGAAGACGATGAACTGCCGGAAGGAATTCTCGACGCGCGCCTGCGTGCCTTCTACGATCCGGAAAACGAACTGACCGCCAGCATGCTGATCGATCTGCAGTCCGGTAACGACGATCGCGGTATTTGCGCCCTGCCGTTTACCCGTCAGTCTGACGAGCAGACCGTCTATATCCCGATGAACATCGTCGGCAACCTGTATGTGTCCAACGGCATGTCTGCCGGTAATACCCGCAACGAAGCGCGCGTGCAGGGGTTGTCTGAAGTTTTCGAGCGTCACATCAAAAACCGCATTATTGCTGAATCCATCAGCCTGCCGGAGATCCCGGCTGACGTGCTGGCGCGCTACCCGGGCGTGGTGGAATCCATCGCCAAACTGGAAGCAGAAGGTTTCCCAATCTTTGCTTATGACGGCTCTCTGGGCGGCAAATATCCGGTTATCTGCGTAGTGCTGTTCAACCCGGCCAACGGCACCTGCTTCGCCTCCTTCGGCGCGCACCCTGACTTCGGCGTGGCGCTGGAGCGTACCGTGACCGAACTGCTGCAAGGTCGTAGCCTGAAAGATCTCGACGTGTTTACGCCGCCGACCTTTGATGACGAAGAGGTCGCCGAGCACACCAACCTCGAAACGCACTTCATCGACTCCAGCGGTTTGATCTCCTGGGATATGTTCAAACAGGACGCGGACTATCCGTTCGTGGACTGGAGCTTTGCCGGTACGACGGAAGAAGAGTTCGCCACCCTGATGGCGATCTTCCACGCGGAAGATCAGGAAGTCTACATTGCCGACTATGAACATCTCGGCGTTTACGCGTGCCGTATTATTGTGCCAGGTATGTCGGACATTTATCCGGCAGAAGATCTGTGGCTGGCAAACAACAGCATGGGCGCGCATCTGCGTGAAACCCTGCTGGCCCTGCCAGGCAGCGAGTGGGATAAAGAAGATTATCTGAACCTGATCGCCCAGCTGGACGAAGAAGGACACGATGATTTCACCCGCGTACGCGAACTGCTGGGTCTGGCGACCGGAAAAGATAACGGCTGGTACACCCTGCGCATCGGCGAGCTGAAAGCGATGCTGGCGCTGGCGGGCGGCGATCTGGATCAGGCTTTGGCCTGGACCGAGTGGACGATGGAGTTTAACCAGTCCGTCTTCTCCGCCGAGCGCACTAATTATTACCGTTGCCTGCAAACGCTGCTCCTGCTTTCTCAGGAAGACGACCGCGAGCCATTGCAGTATCTGAACGCCTTTGTGCGTATGTACGGTGCGGATGCCGTTGAAGCTGCCAGCGCGGCGCTGAGCGGTGAAGAACCATTCTACGGCCTGCAAGCGGTTGACAGCGATCTGCAAGCCTTCCCGGCGCATCAGTCACTGCTGAATGCGTATGAAAAATTGCAGAAGGCAAAAGCCGCTTACTGGTCAAAATAA
- the ihfB gene encoding integration host factor subunit beta: MTKSELIERLASQQPHIPAKAVEDAVKEMLEHMATTLAQGERIEIRGFGSFSLHYRAPRTGRNPKTGDKVELEGKYVPHFKPGKELRDRANIYGN, encoded by the coding sequence ATGACCAAGTCAGAATTGATTGAAAGACTTGCCAGTCAGCAACCGCATATCCCTGCCAAGGCTGTGGAAGATGCCGTTAAAGAGATGCTGGAGCATATGGCTACCACTCTTGCCCAGGGCGAGCGCATTGAAATCCGCGGTTTCGGTAGTTTTTCCCTGCACTATCGTGCACCACGTACCGGGCGTAACCCGAAGACTGGCGATAAAGTGGAGCTGGAAGGAAAGTATGTTCCGCACTTTAAGCCGGGTAAAGAACTGCGCGATCGCGCCAATATTTACGGTAACTGA